Part of the Natronobacterium gregoryi SP2 genome, TCGTCAGGTAGTTCGTCGTCCTCGTCGTCCATCATATCATCGTCCATTGCGTCGTCGTCCATCATATCATCGTCCATTGCGTCGTCGTCCATCATATCATCGTCCATTGCGTCGTCGTCCATCATATCATCGTCCATTGCGTCGTCGTCCATCATATCGTCATCAATGGCGTCCATCCCCTCGACGTAGACGAAGATCGTACTCTGCTCGATAGTGACGTCCTCGAGTTCGTCGGTTACGTCGAGGTCGTCGTCCATCGCGTCGTCGTTCACTGTATCGTCGTCAGCGACAGGATCTTGATCGATATCGTCAGCATCGATGACGACGAAGATAGTCGCTCGATCGGCGGAGAGACTGATCCGGTCGGGACCGTCCTGCATGTCGTTTTCGTCGTCAACCTCGGTATCGTCGATCTCGTCCATCATCTCGATGCCATCCAGAACGGCGAAGACAGTCGCGTCACCGATCGTAATCTCAGTTACCTCGTCTGGTTCTTCGTCGTCGATCTCGTCTGGTTCTTCGTCGTCGATCTCGTCTGGTTCTTCGTCGTCGATCTCGTCTGGTTCTTCGTCGTCGATCTCGTCTGGTTCTTCGTCGTCGATCTCGTCTGGTTCTTCGTCGTCGATCTCGTCTGGTTCTTCGTCGTCGATCTCGTCTGGTTCTTCGTCGTCGATCTCGTCTCCGATCTGCGTAACAGTCGCTTGTTCGATCGAGACGTCGAGCTGGTCGTTGGTTACCTCGAGTTCGTCTTCGTCGAGGTTGTTCTCGACTGCATCGTTTAGTTCGTTGTTTGCGTCGTCGTTCTCGTCGATTTCGTCGTTTACACCATCGTTCTCGTCGATTTCGTCGTCAAGTTCGTCCTCGAGGTCATTCTCGTCAATCGGCATCTCACCATCTTCGACGTGCGTGAAGATGTCCGCGTGATCGATGCTGATGTCGATTGCTACCTCGTCGGGCAACTCGTCGATCGGCTCTTCGATTGGCTCGTCATCGACGGGTTCGTCGTCAACAGGTTCGTCGTCGACGGGTTCGTCGTCAACAGGTTCGTCGTCGACGGGTTCGTCGTCAACAGGTTCGTCGTCAACGGGTTCGTCGTCAACAGGTTCGTCATCGACGGGTTCGTCGTCAACGGGTTCGTCGTCAACAGGTTCCTCTTCGATTGGTTCGTCGGTGACAGTCACGACAGCATCGTCAGTCACCGGTTCCTCATCGGGAGTCAGATACGGGACATCTTCTTCACCATCAGTCTCGACGAAGTCGAACTCCTGGGTGTCGGTCGTGTCGCGATGCGGCATCGCGATCAGCGTTTCGTCTTCCTCGAGTGGTTCGTCGAGAGTCACTTCGACGTTCTCGTGGGTTCCCGCTTCCAGGTACGCTGACGATCCGATGATGCTACCGATAACTTCCCCGATCAACAGACTACTGTCGTGAATCACCACGAAGCCACCGTTTGCCATCGTGACTTCGTCCACGACGACGGTCTCGCCCGTCGTCTCCTGATCTTCGAATGTTACGTACGCGGCTTGTTCTTCGTCGGGTTCGTCGGGTTCGAGTTCGATTTCCTCGTCATCGTCGACATCATCTTCTCTCTCCTCGTCCTCGATCGGTTCGTCCGTTTCGTTTATCTCACCGTCGTCTGTGTCTTGCTCGTCGACAGTCGCTGGTGCCGTGGCGGCACCTGCAACCATCGCCCCGCTCGAGCAGACCATCATCAACGCAGTGAGTACTACGAGTAGCTGCTTGCGTGCGCTCATATTGTGCCCGGAAAGGCATCGGAGAGTCGTGATTTCGGTGCATAAACCGGGACAACGATTTCATCGGGAAACTGGATACTACACCGACGGGTCGGTTCTCCGAACGGCCGTTCGAGAACGAAACGAACTGTTTTCGTGACCGTGCTAATATCCAGTAATAATTCGGGCTGTTTACTGTTCGTTTTGTGGCTGTTCTGGCGGTTTCGACGCCGTCGGCTCGTTCCCTGGGAGACAAACCAGATTTTCCCGTCCAAGTCGAAGTTTCGTGATCTGTCCGTCCTCCTCGAGTTCGGTAAGGAGCCGACTCACTTTTGCCTTCGACCAGTCGACCGAGTCGACGATCCGTGACTGTTTCATGCGGCCACCGTTTTCGTTGATGAGCTGTCGGACTTTCTCCCGGTCTGTCACGTACTCGTCGGGTCTTCCCTCCTGTTCGTCCCCGATCGACCGACGACTTTCGAGACGGTTTCGGACCGCGAGAATCCCGCCGAGTAACACCAGGCCGATGATCCCGATTAGGGCAGCGAGATGGGGAGTGCCGCCGAGTTGGAGCAACGAGTCTCGCCCCGCCGTCACGATGAGACTCGAGTCGGTGCCAGTGATTGGGCCATCGCTCGCTGGGAGAGTGAGCGTGTCGATACTGCCCGGGGGGTGGAAACGGATGCTCATGTGGTGTCGGTAAATGGAGGTTCGCTCACTCGTTTCTGTACCGTCGTGACCGCCCCACAAAGTGTTTTTTATAATTCATGTATTGTTATTTATGATTTTGTATATCACGGGTAACGACAGGTGTGGCTGTCTGGACTGGCGTTTGGGCTCCCCTGCAGTCAACTTGGTGACGTGTATTGGCTGGGGACCTTTGTCCAAGTCGGCGTTCTTGGCGACGATCGCAGGCTGATCGTCGTCCGTTGGGTTTCGGTGATTCGCTTGCCAACTCGTCGTCTGAACCGCTCCCGGTGTGTCCGCTGGTACCGTTTCAGCCGCCGACTGACGAGTCGAACCGGTCGACACGATCGGGGTCGATCCAGCAGTGCAGGCGTGGCCCACTACTAGTGGCGGGCCAAGCCTGAACTGATGGGTCGAATCTGGCGGTGTGGCTCGATTCGACCCGTCAGTCGACGGTTGGGACGGTACTAGTACTCCGCCAAGCGTCGACTGCTGCGTGAACCCAGACGACCGCATTCGGTTTCACTCATCCGTTCAGGCTTGCCAAAGCACTAGGCCGTCACGCTCCGCCAAGACGACGACCGCAGCGACGACTAGGAGTCTCGTCCAGAGACGCCGGCCGACCGTTCGCCGAGGTGCTGAATAAACGCGGCCGGACGTTCGAGACGATTAGTTCGGATTCGAACTGGATTCAGCGAGTAATGCATATTTGGGTTTCGGCGCTCCCATCAGCAAACCGCTACTGCTATCAGACGCCCGGCACTCCGACGGCCTCGAATCCAGTGACGCCGACCAGTGCGAGGACGTAGAGAACGACCAGGACCGAAACCCACGCGATGATCGTAATCGCTGCGGCGTCGACCCAGCCACCCGGATACCGTGTGTTGATTACTGCGAGGTATGCGACGAAGACGAGCAACGGTCCAAGCAGCGGAATCCAGCCGAAGAAGAACCCGACGATCGCCCAGACGACTGCACCGATCAGTGCAGTGACAATCGCATACGTGTAATCTTCGGCGTCGACGACAACCTTCGCGCCGGCGTAAATCCCGACCGCGCCGATCAACAGGCTGGCTGCGAATACGATGAGGCTATCGATCATGCACGCGAGTGAGGCTGCCCATACCGATAGTTATCTCTCACGTACACGTACCTGAACGGAACGGGAACCGATCCGTCGATCCGGGATAGACGGATTTCTGCTTTCGCCGTCGTCGCAATGCGGCTGTACTTTCCAAACGAAAGCCAGCGACGATACCAGGGCGACCGCCACAACTGGCCAGTCCGACCTTACCCGTGAGTGCCCGTCTCCCAGGAAACCGCGGAGGTCGCTGTCGACTCTCCATCCGCGACGAGCGATCGAACCCCTGACTCGAGGCTTACCCGCGGCTCGAACCCCAGTCTACGACGCGCTCTCGAGACATCGGCACCGCTGTGGCGGACGTCGCCGGGTCGTGGTTCGTGGTGGACGATTGGGGAGGACGATTTCGTGGCGGATCGGATCGTCTCGGCGAGTTCGTCGATCGACGTGCGTTCGCCTGTCCCGATGTTGTAGGCGGTGCCGACTTCGTCGGTCGTCGCCGCAGCCAGGTTCGCCCGGACGACGTCGTCGACGTGGACGAAGTCCCGTGTCTGTTTTCCGTCGCCCTCGATCGTAATCGGATCGTCCGCGCGAGCCTGCTCAAGAAACGTCGAAATGACGCCGCTGTAGGGGCCCTGCTGGCGGGGGCCGTAGACGTTGAAGTACCGCAGTGTGACAGTCGGCAGGTCGTACAGTTCCTCGTACCGACGGGCGTACTGGTCGAGTGCGAGTTTCTGAATACCGTACGGCGACGCCGGTTCGGTAGCCGCGGTCTCGGGGACTGGAAGTGCCTCCGGGTGGCCGTAGATCGCTGCACTCGAGGCGACGACGACGCGAGCGTCTTCCTGTCGTGCCTGCTCGAGGACGAGGAGCCCGGCGTCTACGTTCGTCCGGTTGCTCCGTCGCGGCGCGTCGACGCTCTCGTCGACGGAAACCATCGCGGCCTGGTGGAAGATCAGGTCGACGCCGTGTGCGGCCCGCTGGAGGAGGATCGGATCGCAGACGTCGCCCTCGTATACGTCGACGGGTTCGGGAAGGGACGCTCGTCGTCCGCTCGAGAAGTCGTCGAGCACCCGGACTTCGTTGTGTGGAGCCAGTGTCTCGACGAGGTGACTACCGATGAAGCCTGCACCGCCGGTCACGAGTATCGTTTTGTCGCGGATCGCTGGCGAACTCATCGGTCACAGGACGCTGCGCTCGTCGTTTAGTATACCACTCGTACCACGTCGTAGCCGACCCCTACGAGCGACAACTGCGACGCGTCGTGATTCGTTGGGCAACCGAAACTATATGCACTCGCCTCGGCAAACGGTCGGCAATGACTGTCGATCTCGTCGTGGTAAACTGCACCGTCGTCACTCCCGCGGGACGGACGCCCGATGCGGGCGTCGCCGTCGATGACGGCACGATCGTCGCTGTTGGCCGAAGCGACCGG contains:
- a CDS encoding DUF7282 domain-containing protein, producing MSARKQLLVVLTALMMVCSSGAMVAGAATAPATVDEQDTDDGEINETDEPIEDEEREDDVDDDEEIELEPDEPDEEQAAYVTFEDQETTGETVVVDEVTMANGGFVVIHDSSLLIGEVIGSIIGSSAYLEAGTHENVEVTLDEPLEEDETLIAMPHRDTTDTQEFDFVETDGEEDVPYLTPDEEPVTDDAVVTVTDEPIEEEPVDDEPVDDEPVDDEPVDDEPVDDEPVDDEPVDDEPVDDEPVDDEPVDDEPVDDEPIEEPIDELPDEVAIDISIDHADIFTHVEDGEMPIDENDLEDELDDEIDENDGVNDEIDENDDANNELNDAVENNLDEDELEVTNDQLDVSIEQATVTQIGDEIDDEEPDEIDDEEPDEIDDEEPDEIDDEEPDEIDDEEPDEIDDEEPDEIDDEEPDEIDDEEPDEVTEITIGDATVFAVLDGIEMMDEIDDTEVDDENDMQDGPDRISLSADRATIFVVIDADDIDQDPVADDDTVNDDAMDDDLDVTDELEDVTIEQSTIFVYVEGMDAIDDDMMDDDAMDDDMMDDDAMDDDMMDDDAMDDDMMDDDAMDDDMMDDEDDELPDENDEVDDDRLQVLIEQAEIFLYVEGVDVGLDDLEDELDDEQNAATIGAIGV
- a CDS encoding helix-turn-helix transcriptional regulator → MSIRFHPPGSIDTLTLPASDGPITGTDSSLIVTAGRDSLLQLGGTPHLAALIGIIGLVLLGGILAVRNRLESRRSIGDEQEGRPDEYVTDREKVRQLINENGGRMKQSRIVDSVDWSKAKVSRLLTELEEDGQITKLRLGRENLVCLPGNEPTASKPPEQPQNEQ
- a CDS encoding NAD-dependent epimerase/dehydratase family protein, which encodes MSSPAIRDKTILVTGGAGFIGSHLVETLAPHNEVRVLDDFSSGRRASLPEPVDVYEGDVCDPILLQRAAHGVDLIFHQAAMVSVDESVDAPRRSNRTNVDAGLLVLEQARQEDARVVVASSAAIYGHPEALPVPETAATEPASPYGIQKLALDQYARRYEELYDLPTVTLRYFNVYGPRQQGPYSGVISTFLEQARADDPITIEGDGKQTRDFVHVDDVVRANLAAATTDEVGTAYNIGTGERTSIDELAETIRSATKSSSPIVHHEPRPGDVRHSGADVSRARRRLGFEPRVSLESGVRSLVADGESTATSAVSWETGTHG